In the Triticum aestivum cultivar Chinese Spring chromosome 2B, IWGSC CS RefSeq v2.1, whole genome shotgun sequence genome, CGAGTGACTGACGCATGGGACCAggcgatcccgtcaaatcccgcaatagaCGCGCGCAgcgtacatggcgaaaaaggcggcgcgggaatcgaggaatcATTGTTTATCCGCTCCACCCGCTTCGGCACTCCCCGTCtggcgcgcttccccgaaatttcgtatcccgtgGAATCCGGGATACACAGTAGGTAATCGCGCCCAAGATCCCGCGCTCCAACACGACACTCGGCACATAAGATCAACAGTTCACTGGACTGtccactgaatggatcaaggcgactgagtcgACACCAAACATCGACGCGGGCGCTCAGACTTGCAGAAAGCACTCGCGAGATCCCAAAGCTCAGGACAAGTTCAATTTCAGCCTATTTTGCACtcgcaccttaatccattcggtggctactgatgaggatacagacctggggtagagtcataggcctgacctatacgtcctatccAAGGTCACTAACCCAGAAGATAAGAAGACCAAGAATCCACTCGACACTATAGTCACTCGAGTTTCATTCCCCACTTTCACTCGACCGTATGGGGAATGACTCGACTACATCGAAGACCAGGAGTCGGAAGAACGCACAACGGCTGGGcattcactccttagtcttcatgagcattaagagtatttaagactgccgttaccagtaacgcccttactttatgtacattaagctccttgtaatggaggtgggccggggtcctggcgcactctgtataagccacccccctcgtctggggcaagggttcgcaccccctgtaacacaacacacataaaccaatcgaccacctccgggcatcgagacgtagggctgttacttcctctgagaagggccttaactcgtaaacctcgtgtgtacatcttcgccatagctaagatcttgcctctccatacctaccccctttctactgtcagacttagaaccacgacagtagcAGCGTGTGCTACGAGCGGACTGATGCGATCTGAGTGGGCGGCTAAGCTCCGAGCATGGAGGGCGTTGACGAGGACCACAGGTCTTGCGCGGCGCTGCGAGACATCGCCAATGAGCCAGTGCTATGAGGAGACTGTCGTGCGCCTAGGTGTGAGGGGTTGCAAGGCAGACTACCGGCGTACTCTTTTTGTGGTTAGTTGCGAGCGATGAGGAAGGCAGGATAGGAAGAGATGACCCGGTCGCACAAGGATTTGATCAGACGATGATTAATGATTTAATCATGTGGCTGCTGAGGCGGATGATCCTGCTCGGGGATCATCCGGCTGATTGCTAGCAGTCGCCAATAAAATAACGATCCAACCCGCAAGACTTTGCATGACCCATATAGAAAAATCAAAACAAGGGAAGAGGATTTAGAGCTCCTGGATGCTTGACCCCCTATTAAACCCATTAACAGTCGCGTGAAGAGCGAACGCTGGGGCTATCCAGCTCATCACTTTTACTGTGCCGAAGGGAGAGATAAAAAAATTAAAAGAGATCGATCGCAGTCTCAGATAGGCAGCTCCCTCATCCCCTTTCTCCTCCTGCTCTCCcgactccctctctctctccacaaatcgccgcggccgccgccacGTCCGTTCCTCCTGGGCACGGCCAACTCTGACGCCGCCATCAATAGGCAAGGCTCCTCCTCGCCTCACCCAACCAATTTGCCGCCCTAGCAGCTGTTGTGTGCCCCCAGGCGCGCCCGCACAACTAACCATAGCCTCTCACAGGAAGGAGATGAGGTCGTGggggaggaaggagaagagagCATGAAAGtcatgggggaggaagaagaggaggccaTGGAGGTCGTGGGAGAGAGGGCAGGAGGCCACGGGGGAGGAAGAAGATGCTCCCTCGTTTCTGAAGTTGGTCTTCGCCTCAACTGCGATGGCTGCTCCCAGTTGTGGTTGGACATTCCTGTTCATTGGTTGCTActcatatgatttttttttcattttccctaCAGATTGGTCCGATTTGAGCGGATTCTCTTCCTCTTGGTCGGTCCCCTGGATGTGCCTCCCTTGATCTCTGCCTGCACATCCTTTATAAGCACCCTCCTGCGTCTCCATTCATGGATCGACTGGTCAACCCCTCTTCTCCTCCTTTCCACTCATATTCTTTTCCATAGCTAGGTGTGCGGTTGTATGGCAATTTGTTTTTGGGATTCAGTATGTTCTGCTTGTCCTGGTTGTTGTGTGTATTGATGTGCAGGTTGGCCAATGAGGGCTTTCTTTTTTGGTAAAAGCCAAAAGTACTATTCTCTGTGCATTGGATTCTCGTAGCTCCCTTGTATCCATGTTGGCTTGTTTTTAGCGGGGGTGTTAAATTTATGCTTTTTGTTTTTTGTCTGAATCCAGGTAGGGCCTACGATTATTGTTCCTTTGTGCATAGAAATGTTGGTGGTCTCGTTCTTTTGTGCATGAAAGGGTGCCATGATCTGAATTTCCAACGATTGAGTTGAAATTAATGTTATTGTTACACATGAAAACATATGGTTGTTTGTGCAGCCACACATAAAAAACAAAGGGTTGTTTGTCCAACAATTTTCTTTCTCTGTGATGGTTTTACCAGAAACAAATCATAGCCACTATTACATCATGTTGTTGATCTTATTGTGTCATTATATCTGTATACTCTGTATACGGCCTTTTCGACATTCCCAGTTTTGTTTTTCTATGGTATATATTTGACTCCTTTCCATGCCTTTTGGCTTTGAATCTGTGCTCATGGTCATGTCTACTGGTATATAGGGCACTAAAAGCCATATATATTGTTATCTATAGACTGTATCATAAATTTATGTTTTACCTAGATTTTTCGCATCCTGAAATTAGGTCATATGGTTCAATTGATATTTCAGAAGAGAATTTTCTTCTTTGCCAAAGATTAGCTTTTTCAGATAATTTGCATGTCATGGTGGGCATCAGTTGTAAATTGCAAAGGAGAGCTACTAATCTTATTATAGGTGCGGTACATGTTACAGCACTTCAGTGCTTGTTGCACCCATATATTTTCAGAGCAGAGGATATGATACATCATGTAGTTTGGTCACTAATTAATTCATCACTTGAGGTTTATTTTTTACCGCTGGATATGTAGGTTTTGCGTAATGCTTTCCTTACACAACTATCGGCTATGCTTAATTGTGTTTTGCATCTTCCATGCAGCTCGTGCATTGCAGAATTTTTTCGTTAGCAAGAATTTTACTTCTCTAGACTGAAAAATTAGTTGACTTGACACTATGTTCATATCTGACCGTGAGATGCGTGATGTTTTATTGCATCCCTTAGTATACTTCTTAATTTCTTTGCTTCCTTTCATATTTTCCTGTAAATTAATTACAAGGTTTATATTTTATCAGGTGCATGGGCACTGGCCGCTGCAGCCAGAGTTGCCACCAAATCAGATTAGAAGTTTTTCAAACAGATTCCTATATTTTGAAGTGGTTATGCTCATGACATAGCTTGGCTAGATCATGTCTTACTATATAATGTACTTCATCGTGTCTCAAGCTTTTGTGCTTAATGGTGAGACATGCCACATGATCTTAAATATGATCAGTGAAAACTGGAATACATGCTAACATGCACGTTTATCTTGACTTTTCGGGGTTTGATATTCTTGATGTTGTATAAGGAAGGTTTGGTGCAATAAAAGATTGTAATATGTGGCTTCCTCATTTTTAGGTACTGGAGATATATAAACAGGACAAAGTATACAAGTTAGTAATGGGCACTTCATATGTGATGCCATGTGAGGAAGCCTTGGTATGATACAGTAAGAGATGGTAATTCGAGGGAGGTCAGAATCCAAATTTGTAGCTACCTACCCAGGTTACTAAATTCAGTATACTATAAAAATTATGTCCTGCTATAGTATTTATCTACAATCGAGTATGGATGTCGGTCTGTTTTTCAGATACTGCTAGCTTCAGTTGTATTTCCGTAGATGTTGCCAAAAACATATGTGGAAAACTCTCTTCCAGGCGATTGGATGTCGCTTAACTATGCTTTCTGCTATTTTTTACAGTATTGTTAATGCCAAACTGTTGTCATTACTTACTGGTGAAATTTAAAAGTTATATATTTGCACATATATGCGGGTATTTAATTTAACATGATCTGAATATTTTGAATCTGCAGTTCCACACTATGCTTTGCTGGACTACCCATTTATGTTTCCCTTAGGTACATACAAAGTTCATCAATGATGTTTCATGTCATTTTTGAATTAATACATTTTAATtctattcatttttttctttaagtTCAGCGACAGTTGTTCAAGTCCAGCTACAGATAGATTAATTTTGAGCATGCTATACTAATTTGTTGTGGTGTGGATGGATATTGAAAAATTGAATGATCGATGCTATAACGCAACCCGTTTCGCAGTGCCAGACACTCATCATTGCGGTATCCGTCCTGTTTGCCCACCGCTTTAGCGGCTTTCTGCTTCTAGAAAATTGTACCTTACCAGGTACTCTCAAAGATCCTTTCCTATACACCTACGAAGGTCATTTCCCATCTCAAATAACATGGTTAGTGTCTAAACGCTTTgacaaatgacaactctttttttGCGGGAACAAAACTCTTGTAGCTACTTGACGTCATTACAGTCGTGCAAACTGCTTGAGGATTTACCGTCGATTTTGTGCTGCTGAAAAGGGACCAATGGGTTTAGAAACATACTTCTCCAAACACTTGAACTTATCATAATAAATTTGTGATCCATCTCACTTTGaacctacatgtatgcaatcaacTTCTCTCCTTATCGGTTACGATTTGTGACGACCCGGGTTAAGAAAAATCACCTATGAATGTAGTTACCTCTGTATATACTATTTAGATCCTATCGACATTCAAGTTGGCTGTCTATTCCAATTGCCCACCGCTTCTACGGGCAGCGCACAGCAGGCCGTGCTTTCGTTCGTATTTTGAATTTCATGGATTTCTACTTCCTGTTTTACTGTGGAACTCTAGATGTTATGTCAAGAAAATGTTTGCATTATATGCCATCTATATCGTTGTTGTTCAGGTCCAAAATTCTTGTTGTATCGGAATTTGTAGTTTACTTGTTTCTAATTTAATACCATCAACAATAGGCCGATTTCTATTTCACATGAGAACATATCTTCTCTGCCTTTGCCCTATTAAAATTACATAGCATCACATCACTCATAAAGCAATATGTTTTCCTAGGTATTCCAAACTTAGTCCGATCACATGGGCGATGGCTGATCGATGGCCTCTGCTTGGTACTGCACGATAAGTTGGAACTACTGATGCTCCAATTGCAGCCAGGTATTAGCTACTCTTGCCTACATTTATTCAGCGCACTAATGTTTCTAAGGAAAACAGGGACCTTTATTGGTTAACTATAATGTTCATTACAATCCAAAGAAAGAGACGCAAAACTATCGCTAGCATGAGCGGAAAACTCATGCATGATGGTCTACTAATTAGCAAAATGATGCGTGATTTGTTTTATCCGGCATGAGATTTTTATATGATAATTCTAGAAACTGAGTTGAGTAGTTTGTCCTATTCATAGCAGGGCAGGGTTCAAATCTCAAGCATGTTTTTTTATTTGCAATGAAATCTGTTTGAGTGCACTTTTTATACATTCCAGATTCAAATTACATCTGCTCTATAAGAATGCATTTTTTTCGTACTTCAAATTCCAGCTTCACATTATACAGTTCTTTTGCATGATGCAAACATTGAGGGTATTATTGACACATACACCCATGCAGCCATGCCAGTAAAAATTATCAGACATGAGGGGATATTTGACATTACTGTTCTTTGATTCGTGCCTCTCGGGCAAAGGGGATGAGATGGATTGTGCATAGACTCGTGTTTTACAAATTTCTTTACATCAGTTCATGACATGGAGATCTAGAAATTTGGTTTGTTTGTAGACTTGCTGTTTTAAAATCTTTGATTCGTGACTCTAGGACAAATTTTGTTGA is a window encoding:
- the LOC123046472 gene encoding uncharacterized protein isoform X3, encoding MVIRGRSESKFVATYPVPHYALLDYPFMFPLGIPNLVRSHGRWLIDGLCLVLHDKLELLMLQLQPDGHVGGATRQPYPQEPHPSQYFQVEYTEDRSTLTEMMTPFH